In one Flammeovirga yaeyamensis genomic region, the following are encoded:
- a CDS encoding ligand-binding sensor domain-containing protein, translated as MRHIFTILLFILFNASFASNTFKIHAISQQLSNSEVYSLLEDHNGYIWIGTLDGLNYYDGYNIKVFNIGDDRDNTLSNNTIYALAEDKKNRIWIGTNDGLNIYEPLYDRFTQISLNKYVSRKERVNTFQIQGNHLFVGTHSGLYIININQETDQIKKSNFIKVNEVFPQSSINNIKPDPVEKGVLWIASSHGLAKIKYNAKKNRIRILSKPQQLREVKITAIDFDNNNNIWYSTAQDLNKYYIKEKKIKKWKDIRSISDLQVDRNGNLWISSVSNGLFYLNNFQLETEEIYFHKLMQTSTPLIRTLFLGKDGTMWIGTIGEGVNYLDVDNNPFKQYNISKYIDNKKITHFVRSIYKDESQNCIYFGLHNGGLYVYDEKSKVTKKVGLGELLVFDIKKIDQKIFVGTKQGIYTISDKGNAHQVNKIISIPSTCTNLLEGNTKGVLWAATLEGVYRFEKDGVKGYSSKIYNRESVPNLSGKNARVLFYDKEYHEIWVGFEGGGLNILSLDENENVKNVNIINSNIGEKVISNDFVRSIRKTIDGQYLIGTYNGLNILKRIDGENFKNKVITKNDGLLSNMIQSIEEDNDGNIWLGTNNGMSRLSIQNQEIHIINYNRQNGLPSAEFSEHASCKTDSGDIFFGTNHLFFSFNNKDIVVSDKGLKASIDKFNILGDRVLPNKMFHGQIKTEQLIPDLKEITLSPNETSFSLDFMVNEVGRAKRVEYAYFLEGFDTEWKYLSNNNRHIEYVHLPYGTYTLKYKASSVDGIFDEDYHTLTIEIERPYYLTWYAFLSYFIILVGIIYILYLSKFKREAEENFNIQANNQLDSKLKKVIEKESLNNNQIKESTTENKEGLIIKEEKNSEEEKEPVDEDKPRLSIQDEKFLNKLSDAIAEGLSDSEFTIETLEKELGMSHSNFYRKVKKVTGRSAKDILQEARLKKAAFLITKEEYRVSDVAYIVGFNNPKYFSKCFKEFFGMTPSQYEQTEKEKKETTTNN; from the coding sequence ATGAGACATATTTTTACCATATTACTTTTTATCCTTTTTAATGCCTCTTTCGCATCGAATACATTTAAGATACATGCTATTTCACAGCAATTATCGAATAGTGAAGTGTATTCTTTATTGGAAGATCACAATGGATACATATGGATTGGTACTTTAGATGGACTCAATTATTATGATGGATACAATATTAAGGTATTCAATATTGGAGATGATAGAGATAACACCCTATCCAACAATACAATTTATGCTCTAGCAGAAGATAAAAAGAATAGGATTTGGATCGGAACAAACGACGGTTTGAACATTTATGAACCTTTGTACGATAGATTTACACAAATCTCTTTAAATAAATATGTATCGAGAAAAGAACGTGTAAATACTTTTCAAATTCAAGGAAATCACCTTTTTGTAGGTACTCATAGCGGTTTGTACATCATAAATATCAATCAGGAAACAGATCAAATAAAAAAAAGTAACTTTATTAAAGTAAATGAAGTGTTTCCTCAATCTTCTATAAATAACATTAAACCCGATCCGGTAGAAAAAGGAGTACTTTGGATTGCCTCTAGCCATGGGTTGGCCAAGATTAAATACAATGCCAAGAAAAACAGAATCCGTATTTTATCAAAACCTCAACAATTAAGAGAAGTAAAAATCACTGCTATAGATTTTGACAACAACAATAATATTTGGTATTCTACTGCTCAGGATCTCAATAAATATTACATTAAAGAAAAGAAAATTAAGAAGTGGAAAGATATTCGATCTATTTCTGACCTTCAGGTAGATAGGAATGGAAACCTTTGGATATCTTCTGTAAGCAACGGATTATTTTACCTTAATAATTTTCAGTTAGAAACTGAGGAAATCTATTTCCATAAACTGATGCAAACTTCCACACCATTAATCCGAACATTATTTCTAGGTAAAGATGGTACAATGTGGATAGGAACTATTGGTGAAGGAGTGAATTATTTAGATGTAGATAACAATCCATTTAAGCAATATAATATCTCCAAATACATTGATAATAAAAAGATTACACATTTTGTTCGTTCCATCTATAAAGATGAGTCGCAAAATTGTATTTATTTTGGTCTACACAATGGAGGATTATATGTGTATGATGAAAAAAGTAAAGTCACAAAAAAGGTCGGTCTAGGAGAATTGTTGGTATTTGATATCAAAAAGATTGATCAAAAGATATTTGTAGGTACTAAACAAGGTATTTATACAATTTCCGATAAAGGAAATGCTCATCAAGTAAATAAGATTATTTCTATACCATCTACTTGTACCAACCTACTCGAAGGCAACACCAAAGGGGTACTTTGGGCAGCAACATTAGAAGGTGTTTATCGATTCGAAAAGGATGGAGTAAAAGGGTATTCCTCTAAAATTTACAATAGAGAATCTGTTCCTAACTTATCTGGGAAAAATGCCCGTGTCTTATTTTATGACAAAGAATATCATGAAATATGGGTAGGTTTTGAAGGAGGAGGATTAAATATTCTTTCTTTAGATGAAAATGAAAATGTAAAGAATGTAAACATCATTAATTCTAATATTGGTGAGAAAGTGATTTCGAATGACTTCGTAAGATCTATCCGAAAAACAATAGATGGTCAATACCTTATTGGCACTTACAACGGTTTGAATATTTTGAAAAGAATCGATGGTGAAAATTTTAAAAACAAAGTGATCACAAAAAACGATGGACTTTTATCAAATATGATTCAAAGTATTGAAGAAGATAATGATGGAAATATTTGGTTAGGTACTAATAATGGTATGAGTCGTTTAAGCATACAGAATCAAGAGATTCATATCATTAATTACAATAGACAAAACGGACTACCAAGTGCTGAGTTTTCAGAACATGCCTCTTGCAAAACGGATAGTGGAGACATCTTTTTTGGGACCAATCATTTGTTCTTTTCTTTTAATAATAAAGACATTGTGGTGAGTGATAAAGGGCTCAAAGCCAGCATAGACAAATTCAATATTCTTGGTGATAGAGTTTTGCCCAATAAAATGTTCCATGGGCAGATAAAAACTGAACAACTTATCCCTGACTTAAAAGAGATTACACTTTCTCCTAATGAAACCTCCTTCTCATTAGACTTTATGGTCAATGAAGTGGGACGTGCTAAAAGAGTAGAATATGCTTACTTTCTAGAAGGTTTTGATACTGAATGGAAATATCTTAGTAATAATAATCGTCACATAGAATATGTTCATCTACCTTATGGAACATATACATTAAAATATAAAGCTTCTTCTGTTGATGGAATTTTTGATGAAGATTATCACACTTTGACTATTGAAATTGAACGACCTTATTATTTAACTTGGTATGCTTTCCTTAGCTACTTTATTATTCTAGTAGGCATAATTTATATTTTGTATTTATCAAAATTTAAAAGAGAAGCAGAAGAGAACTTTAATATTCAAGCCAACAATCAACTTGATTCTAAATTAAAGAAAGTAATCGAAAAAGAATCTTTAAATAATAATCAAATAAAAGAAAGTACGACAGAAAATAAAGAAGGGTTGATCATTAAAGAAGAAAAAAATTCAGAAGAAGAAAAAGAACCTGTGGATGAAGATAAGCCTCGTTTATCCATTCAAGATGAAAAATTCTTAAACAAACTTTCCGATGCCATAGCAGAAGGATTATCTGATTCTGAATTTACTATTGAAACTCTAGAAAAAGAGTTGGGAATGAGCCATTCAAACTTTTACCGAAAAGTAAAAAAAGTAACCGGTAGATCTGCAAAAGATATATTACAAGAAGCACGTTTAAAGAAAGCTGCTTTTCTGATTACAAAAGAAGAATATAGAGTTTCTGATGTAGCTTATATTGTTGGATTTAACAATCCAAAATATTTTAGTAAGTGTTTTAAAGAATTCTTTGGAATGACTCCTTCACAATACGAACAAACGGAAAAGGAAAAAAAAGAAACCACAACAAACAATTAA
- a CDS encoding aldose epimerase family protein codes for MKSGLYFLMLFFIIAFGTLHAKSCMNKNDNSFKIIELSNKKGNKIGITNYGARLVSWYVKDNKNKEQNIVLGFSSQEQYEKAAAPYYGAIVGRYANRIENFTLYGKEYHLTDDAYVLHGGKAGFHDKLWTIEVVSDSSVTLSYISKDGDGGYQGQVTTHVEYILTSQNELVINYSAATDKPTPINLTNHAFFNLKGAGNGSILDLSLKVNADQFTPLQSNGLPTGEIKEVEGSVFDFRNFKKVKSAVKSKDPQILLAKGLDHNFVNKNTNEPLITAIDPKSGIKMEMTTTMAGVQIYTANYLSGKDKNDKGKAFKARESICFESQFFANSPNHSNFPNTILKPGETYSHSTVYKVTTLNSVR; via the coding sequence ATGAAATCTGGATTATATTTTTTAATGCTATTCTTCATCATAGCGTTTGGAACTTTACATGCTAAATCTTGCATGAATAAAAACGATAATTCATTCAAAATCATAGAATTATCTAATAAAAAAGGTAACAAAATAGGAATAACCAACTATGGTGCTCGATTGGTTTCATGGTATGTAAAAGACAATAAAAATAAAGAACAAAATATTGTTTTAGGCTTTTCATCACAGGAACAATACGAAAAAGCAGCTGCCCCATATTATGGTGCAATTGTTGGTCGTTATGCCAATAGAATTGAAAATTTCACCTTGTATGGTAAAGAGTATCATTTAACCGACGATGCTTATGTGCTGCATGGTGGAAAAGCAGGTTTTCACGATAAATTATGGACCATTGAAGTAGTATCTGATTCATCGGTTACACTTTCATATATATCAAAAGATGGGGATGGTGGTTACCAAGGTCAAGTAACTACACATGTAGAATATATACTTACTTCTCAAAATGAGTTAGTTATCAATTATTCTGCAGCGACTGATAAACCAACTCCAATAAATTTAACAAACCATGCCTTTTTTAATCTTAAAGGTGCTGGAAATGGTTCAATATTAGATCTATCCTTAAAAGTAAATGCAGATCAATTTACTCCTTTACAAAGTAATGGTTTGCCCACTGGAGAAATTAAAGAAGTAGAAGGAAGCGTCTTTGATTTTAGAAATTTCAAAAAGGTAAAATCAGCAGTAAAGAGTAAGGATCCACAAATTTTATTGGCAAAAGGGCTAGATCATAATTTTGTAAACAAGAACACAAACGAGCCTCTTATTACAGCTATCGATCCTAAATCAGGAATTAAAATGGAAATGACAACCACGATGGCTGGTGTACAAATTTATACTGCAAATTATTTATCAGGTAAAGATAAAAATGATAAAGGAAAAGCATTTAAAGCAAGAGAATCTATCTGTTTTGAATCCCAATTTTTTGCCAATTCACCTAATCATTCCAACTTCCCTAATACAATTTTAAAACCGGGTGAAACATATTCGCATTCAACAGTATATAAAGTCACTACTCTAAATAGTGTACGATAA
- a CDS encoding sulfatase family protein: MKKIIFPLLIVMACLGTSCQKNQTNSSEESITQKPNIIFIYLDDLGYGDLGVNGAKGVETPHFDALANGGINFTNGYASSATCTPSRYAAFTGQYPWRKNAKILPGSAPMLIDTTQVTLAGMLKESGYNTAIIGKWHLGLGTHDKNWNEHIYPNPNDVGYHHSYIMAATQDRVPTVYIEDGDVVGLDPNDPIEIDYDNNFPGQTSGKENPELTTMKWHHGHNSSIINGIPRIGFMKGGKSAIWSDVDMADHFLGKVKNYITEKSKEDKPFFLTYTMQQPHVPRTPHPRFVGKSTLGPRGDVIAEADWCIGELMKTIREAGIEENTLIVLSSDNGPVLNDGYYDDAVEKLGDHDPNGGLRGGKYSLYDAGTHVPFITYWKGKIQPSTSNALVCQMDLFASLADLVGSKMKSQDSENVLPALLGTSKEGRSSLILEATTRTSYRKGDYVLMPAYEGPKVNTEVNIELGNLNELALFNLKEDPAQTKNIAKENPELVQQLLKEFISKRGKDYKKTSQLELK; encoded by the coding sequence ATGAAAAAAATAATTTTCCCCCTCTTGATCGTAATGGCTTGTTTAGGTACAAGTTGCCAAAAAAATCAAACAAATTCGTCTGAAGAAAGTATTACACAAAAACCAAACATCATCTTTATTTACCTAGATGATCTTGGCTATGGTGATTTAGGTGTAAACGGTGCAAAAGGTGTTGAAACTCCTCATTTCGATGCATTAGCAAACGGTGGTATCAATTTCACTAATGGCTATGCTTCTTCTGCCACTTGTACTCCCTCTAGATATGCAGCTTTTACAGGACAATATCCTTGGAGAAAAAATGCTAAAATTTTACCTGGTTCGGCACCAATGCTTATTGATACTACACAAGTTACACTGGCTGGTATGCTAAAAGAATCAGGGTACAATACAGCTATTATTGGAAAGTGGCATTTAGGTTTAGGTACTCATGACAAAAATTGGAATGAACATATTTATCCTAATCCAAATGACGTTGGGTACCACCACTCTTACATTATGGCAGCAACCCAAGATAGAGTGCCAACAGTTTACATCGAAGATGGAGATGTGGTTGGTTTAGACCCCAACGATCCTATTGAAATTGATTATGATAATAACTTCCCAGGTCAAACAAGTGGTAAAGAAAACCCTGAGTTGACGACGATGAAATGGCACCACGGTCACAACAGTAGTATTATTAACGGTATCCCAAGAATTGGATTCATGAAAGGCGGGAAATCGGCCATTTGGAGTGATGTTGATATGGCTGACCACTTTTTAGGTAAAGTAAAAAATTACATTACTGAAAAATCGAAAGAGGACAAACCTTTCTTCTTAACATACACCATGCAACAACCCCACGTTCCTAGAACTCCTCATCCAAGATTTGTAGGTAAGTCTACATTAGGACCAAGAGGTGATGTGATTGCTGAAGCTGACTGGTGTATTGGAGAGCTGATGAAAACTATACGTGAAGCAGGTATTGAAGAAAATACTCTAATTGTATTGTCATCTGATAACGGACCAGTATTAAATGATGGTTACTATGATGATGCAGTTGAAAAACTTGGAGACCACGATCCTAATGGAGGTTTAAGAGGTGGTAAGTACTCTTTATATGATGCAGGTACACACGTTCCTTTTATTACTTATTGGAAAGGTAAAATTCAACCTTCAACATCAAATGCTTTGGTTTGTCAGATGGACCTTTTTGCTTCTTTGGCAGATTTAGTTGGTAGTAAAATGAAATCTCAAGATTCAGAAAATGTACTTCCTGCATTATTAGGTACATCAAAAGAAGGAAGATCTTCTCTTATTTTAGAGGCAACAACTCGTACATCTTACAGAAAAGGAGATTATGTATTAATGCCAGCTTATGAGGGTCCTAAAGTAAATACTGAGGTAAATATTGAATTGGGCAACTTAAATGAATTGGCTCTATTTAATTTAAAAGAGGATCCTGCTCAGACTAAGAATATTGCAAAAGAAAATCCTGAATTGGTACAACAACTTTTAAAAGAGTTTATCTCTAAAAGAGGTAAAGACTATAAGAAAACTTCTCAATTGGAATTGAAATAA
- a CDS encoding glycoside hydrolase family 20 protein gives MRHITPFLWMSMLFLSFACTKKQTDKKVNIIPEPLSIQYQEDFFTLTPTSVIYADAKLKSEAILLQGFVQSTLGFSPKLESSEKTDKIELKINKDLKEEEYLLSISNDKILIEGKDGRSVLWGIQSLRQIISENEDQLPCVTIKDQPRFRYRGMHLDVGRHMFPVAFIKKYIDVLSLHKINTFHWHLTEDQGWRIEIKKYPKLTEIGGFRKGTVVGHHGSSKQFDGQRYGGFYTQEEVKEVVKYAQERGIETIPEIELPGHALAALASYPQLGCSGGPYEVAQTFGVFEDVYCAGNEETFHFLEDVLEEVMTLFPSNYIHIGGDECPKTQWKKCPKCQKRIRDEKLKDEHELQSYFVQRIEKYLNSKGKRMIGWDEILEGGLAPNATVMSWRGTEGGIAAAKAHHEVIMTPGDHVYFDHYQTEDISNEPLQVGGYTSVKEVYDYEPLPSSLSKEEQKYIIGVQGNVWTEYMKTPEKVEYMMVPRVAALSEIAWTAADNKDWKNFKSRLNDIRKVYDQMDLNYAKHLYNVLGEVKADTSLKALVATLETTSDQPILYTLDGSVPNENSQVYSKPIVINQTTTLKATVTPNTAYLKREINFHKAAFKPLELLSSTSNTYFKYGKTPLNDGLRGSLIYNSGAWVGFNQGDFSCVIDLEKNTEIAKVRVGTLIKMKKGVFGPKAIEIYVSDDQNDYQKVGEKVLPMTIQETADGITDYEVKFDKIVSRYIKVIVKNYGKLPKWHNDSGKQAYVFIDEIIVE, from the coding sequence TTCAATATCAAGAGGACTTTTTTACGCTGACACCTACATCTGTAATTTATGCAGATGCTAAACTAAAAAGTGAGGCCATTTTATTACAAGGCTTTGTTCAATCTACTTTAGGATTCTCGCCTAAGTTAGAATCATCAGAAAAGACTGACAAAATTGAATTAAAAATCAATAAAGATTTAAAGGAGGAAGAGTACCTTTTATCTATATCAAATGATAAGATTCTAATCGAAGGCAAAGACGGTCGATCGGTGCTTTGGGGAATTCAATCGCTTCGTCAGATCATCTCTGAAAATGAGGATCAATTACCATGTGTGACCATAAAAGACCAACCTCGATTTAGGTATAGAGGAATGCATTTGGATGTGGGTCGACATATGTTTCCTGTAGCATTTATCAAAAAGTATATTGATGTTTTATCACTTCATAAAATCAATACTTTCCATTGGCACCTGACGGAGGATCAAGGTTGGAGAATTGAAATTAAGAAGTATCCGAAGCTGACAGAAATTGGCGGTTTTAGAAAGGGTACTGTGGTGGGACATCACGGTAGTAGCAAACAATTTGATGGACAACGATATGGTGGTTTTTACACCCAAGAAGAAGTAAAAGAAGTAGTTAAATATGCTCAGGAGAGAGGTATTGAGACGATTCCTGAAATAGAATTACCTGGTCATGCTTTAGCTGCTTTGGCCTCTTACCCTCAATTGGGTTGTTCGGGTGGACCTTATGAGGTAGCCCAAACTTTTGGCGTTTTTGAGGATGTATACTGTGCTGGAAATGAAGAAACCTTTCATTTTTTGGAAGATGTTTTAGAGGAAGTGATGACCCTTTTTCCATCCAATTATATTCATATAGGAGGGGACGAGTGTCCGAAGACTCAATGGAAGAAATGTCCGAAATGCCAAAAGAGAATTCGTGATGAAAAACTGAAAGATGAACACGAATTGCAAAGTTATTTTGTCCAAAGAATAGAGAAGTACCTGAACAGTAAAGGGAAAAGAATGATTGGTTGGGACGAAATTTTAGAAGGTGGTTTAGCTCCAAATGCCACCGTAATGTCGTGGAGAGGAACAGAGGGTGGTATTGCTGCAGCCAAGGCTCATCATGAGGTGATTATGACACCGGGGGATCATGTGTATTTTGATCATTATCAAACAGAAGATATCTCTAATGAGCCTTTACAAGTAGGGGGATATACTTCGGTAAAAGAAGTGTATGATTATGAACCACTCCCTTCTTCTTTATCAAAAGAGGAACAAAAGTACATCATCGGAGTGCAAGGAAATGTTTGGACGGAATACATGAAGACACCGGAAAAAGTGGAATACATGATGGTACCTAGAGTTGCTGCTTTATCTGAAATTGCATGGACTGCGGCTGACAATAAGGATTGGAAGAATTTTAAATCCCGACTAAATGATATCCGCAAAGTATATGATCAGATGGACTTGAATTATGCAAAACACTTGTATAATGTGTTGGGAGAGGTAAAAGCAGATACTTCATTAAAAGCTTTGGTAGCTACTTTAGAGACGACTTCAGATCAACCCATATTGTACACATTGGATGGTTCAGTTCCTAACGAAAATAGTCAAGTATACTCAAAACCAATCGTGATCAATCAAACCACTACTTTGAAAGCAACAGTTACTCCTAACACGGCTTACTTGAAAAGAGAAATCAATTTCCATAAAGCAGCATTCAAACCTTTAGAGTTACTTTCATCTACATCAAATACCTATTTTAAATATGGTAAAACACCTTTAAACGATGGATTGAGAGGTTCTTTGATTTATAATTCTGGAGCATGGGTTGGATTCAATCAGGGAGACTTTTCATGTGTGATTGATTTAGAAAAAAACACAGAAATAGCGAAAGTCAGAGTAGGTACTTTGATAAAAATGAAGAAAGGAGTTTTCGGACCGAAAGCCATAGAAATTTACGTTTCTGATGATCAAAATGATTATCAAAAAGTAGGGGAGAAAGTATTACCGATGACTATTCAAGAAACAGCAGATGGGATTACAGATTACGAAGTGAAGTTTGATAAAATAGTATCACGATATATAAAAGTTATCGTTAAAAATTATGGAAAATTACCGAAATGGCATAATGATTCCGGTAAACAAGCTTATGTTTTTATAGATGAAATAATTGTAGAATAA